The following proteins are encoded in a genomic region of Caldilineales bacterium:
- the topA gene encoding type I DNA topoisomerase produces MEAYCVKCKTKREMANPRAEFTAAGAPGTRGSCPVCGTTMFKMGLTPEHAGLEKPAPAAKTPAKKDGTKSASGKATEKSAAGKSSTKTRTKTGTRRAAGGGSKREGAAPRRSTYSGPRKGKLVIVESPAKARTVGNYLGRGYTVKASVGHVRDLYKSKLSVDVEHDFKPIYIVPQEKKKVVEELSEAVARAEEIYLATDPDREGEAIAWHVAEAAGADPKRTQRVVFHEITKNAVADAFAHARQIDFDLVNAQQTRRILDRLVGYQVSPLLWKSVRGGLSAGRVQTVAVRLIVEREREIQAFIPEEYWSLAADLAKCEPERRSFRARLVKINGEDFKIATGAEAQRLVADLEGATWQVTKVQRGERKRRPAAPFTTSTLQQEASRALGFTANRTMSTAQELYEGINLEGEGATGLITYMRTDSTSISTEAQAEARSYILTTYGEGYVPESAPTYRTRTRSAQEAHEAIRPTSVKRTPEAVQPFLSHDQFRLYKLIWQRFLASQMAAAIYDTLTVEVEAGPDAGPKPYLFRATGSSVRFPGFLAVYEESRAEDETSEDDLGIQIPPLTVGELLDLLRLLPEQHFTEPPPRYTEATLVKALEENGIGRPSTYATIISTIIDRGYVERQAKRLHPTQLGFVVNDQLLQHFDSIFEVGFTARMEEVLDRIANGDEEWVRVLHDFYGPFSALVEAAGSSMQRQTVAPEVLDERCPESGHPLVIREGRFGRFIGCSNYPECKYTRPLVADTGVRCPKDGGAIVQKRSRKGKVFYGCDNWPKCDFVTWNEPIDARCPRCNSILTKAGKRVKCAQCDYNAPLDTVEQPATTVQML; encoded by the coding sequence ATGGAAGCATACTGCGTCAAATGTAAAACCAAGCGCGAGATGGCGAATCCGCGGGCCGAATTCACGGCCGCCGGAGCGCCGGGCACGCGCGGGTCGTGCCCGGTCTGCGGCACGACGATGTTCAAGATGGGCCTGACGCCCGAACACGCCGGGCTGGAGAAGCCCGCGCCCGCGGCCAAGACCCCGGCCAAGAAGGACGGGACCAAGAGCGCATCCGGAAAAGCAACTGAAAAATCAGCGGCCGGCAAATCCTCCACCAAAACCAGGACGAAGACCGGGACGCGACGGGCGGCCGGCGGCGGCAGCAAGCGCGAGGGCGCGGCGCCGCGGCGATCCACCTACAGCGGCCCGCGCAAGGGCAAACTGGTCATCGTCGAATCGCCGGCCAAAGCCCGCACCGTGGGCAACTATTTGGGCCGCGGCTACACGGTCAAGGCCTCGGTCGGGCATGTGCGCGACCTCTACAAATCCAAACTCTCGGTCGATGTCGAGCACGATTTCAAGCCGATCTACATCGTCCCGCAGGAGAAAAAGAAGGTGGTGGAAGAACTCAGCGAGGCCGTCGCCCGCGCTGAGGAAATCTACCTGGCCACCGACCCCGACCGCGAGGGTGAGGCCATCGCCTGGCACGTGGCCGAAGCCGCCGGGGCCGACCCCAAGCGCACGCAGCGCGTGGTTTTCCACGAAATCACGAAAAATGCCGTGGCCGATGCTTTCGCTCATGCCCGGCAGATCGACTTCGACCTGGTCAACGCCCAACAGACGCGGCGCATCCTCGACCGGCTGGTGGGCTATCAGGTCAGCCCGCTGCTGTGGAAGAGCGTGCGGGGGGGCCTCTCGGCCGGCCGGGTGCAGACGGTGGCCGTGCGGCTGATCGTCGAGCGAGAGCGCGAGATCCAGGCCTTCATCCCCGAGGAATACTGGTCGCTTGCCGCTGACCTGGCCAAGTGCGAGCCAGAGCGCCGCAGCTTCCGCGCCCGCCTGGTCAAGATCAACGGCGAGGATTTCAAGATCGCCACCGGCGCCGAAGCGCAACGGCTGGTGGCTGACCTGGAAGGGGCAACATGGCAGGTGACGAAGGTGCAGCGGGGCGAGCGCAAACGCCGGCCGGCGGCGCCCTTCACCACCAGCACCCTGCAACAGGAAGCCTCGCGCGCCCTCGGTTTCACCGCCAACCGCACCATGAGCACCGCCCAGGAGCTTTATGAGGGCATCAACCTGGAAGGCGAAGGCGCCACGGGGCTGATCACCTACATGCGCACCGACAGCACCAGCATCTCGACCGAGGCGCAGGCCGAGGCGCGCAGCTACATCCTGACCACCTACGGCGAAGGCTATGTTCCGGAGAGTGCGCCCACCTATCGCACCCGCACCCGCTCGGCCCAGGAAGCGCACGAGGCCATCCGCCCGACCTCGGTGAAGCGCACGCCCGAGGCGGTGCAGCCCTTCCTCAGCCACGACCAGTTCCGGCTTTATAAACTCATCTGGCAGCGTTTCCTGGCCAGCCAGATGGCCGCCGCCATCTACGACACCCTCACCGTCGAGGTGGAGGCCGGCCCCGACGCTGGCCCCAAACCCTACCTGTTCCGCGCCACCGGCTCATCCGTCCGTTTCCCCGGCTTCCTGGCCGTGTACGAGGAATCCCGCGCCGAGGACGAGACCAGCGAGGACGATTTGGGCATCCAGATCCCGCCGCTGACCGTAGGCGAGTTGCTCGACCTGCTCCGCCTCCTCCCCGAACAGCACTTCACCGAGCCGCCCCCGCGCTACACCGAAGCCACCCTGGTCAAGGCCCTGGAAGAGAACGGTATCGGCCGCCCCTCCACCTACGCCACCATCATCTCGACCATCATCGACCGGGGCTATGTCGAGCGCCAGGCCAAGCGGCTTCACCCCACCCAACTCGGCTTCGTCGTCAACGATCAGTTGTTGCAGCATTTCGACAGCATCTTCGAGGTGGGATTCACCGCCCGCATGGAAGAAGTGCTGGACCGCATCGCCAACGGCGATGAGGAATGGGTGCGGGTGCTGCACGATTTCTATGGCCCTTTCTCGGCCCTGGTCGAGGCGGCAGGCAGTTCGATGCAGCGCCAGACGGTGGCGCCGGAGGTGCTCGACGAACGCTGCCCGGAGTCCGGCCATCCCCTGGTGATCCGCGAGGGACGGTTTGGCCGCTTCATCGGCTGCTCGAACTATCCCGAATGCAAATACACCCGGCCGCTGGTGGCCGACACCGGCGTTCGCTGCCC
- the dprA gene encoding DNA-processing protein DprA, translated as MLRYWIGFNRAPGIGAKKLRALIDAFGDVEAAWKAPPLELAQAGLDRRSLEGLLLLRKSFDLEAELARVQAAGLRVLTWDDDAYPANLRRIDSPPPVLYLRGELLPEDEWAIGIVGTRRATAYGRECALRLSTDLARAGVTVVSGLARGIDAVAHESAMNASGRTLAVLGNGLDTIYPPEHRQLAGRIEQQGALVSEQPLGMQPEARNFPARNRIISGLSLAVIVVEGDWSSGAVITAKQALEQGREVFAVPGSILSAASEGPNRLIQEGATPVISANDVLEALNLTKVAQQSAARQTLPTDPTEARLFALLSAEPRHVDELRREANLPISEITSTLALMELKGMVRQTGGMQYVLAREPGPVYHVD; from the coding sequence ATGCTGCGTTATTGGATCGGCTTCAACCGGGCGCCGGGCATCGGCGCCAAAAAGCTGCGCGCCTTGATCGACGCCTTCGGCGATGTCGAAGCGGCGTGGAAAGCGCCGCCGCTCGAGCTGGCTCAGGCCGGGCTGGATCGCCGCTCGCTCGAAGGGCTGCTGCTCTTGCGCAAGAGCTTCGACCTCGAAGCTGAACTTGCCCGCGTCCAGGCTGCCGGGCTGCGGGTGCTGACCTGGGACGACGACGCCTACCCCGCCAACCTGCGCCGCATCGACAGCCCCCCGCCCGTCCTCTACCTGCGCGGCGAGCTGCTGCCCGAAGACGAGTGGGCGATCGGCATCGTCGGCACGCGACGGGCCACGGCCTATGGCCGCGAGTGTGCGCTGCGCCTCTCCACCGACCTGGCGCGAGCGGGCGTCACCGTCGTCAGCGGGCTGGCGCGCGGGATCGACGCCGTCGCCCACGAGTCAGCCATGAACGCCAGCGGCCGCACCCTGGCCGTGCTGGGCAACGGTCTCGACACCATCTACCCGCCCGAACACCGCCAACTGGCCGGGCGTATCGAGCAGCAGGGCGCCCTGGTCAGCGAGCAGCCGCTGGGGATGCAGCCCGAAGCCCGCAACTTCCCCGCCCGCAACCGCATCATCAGCGGCCTCAGCCTGGCCGTCATCGTCGTCGAGGGCGACTGGTCCTCGGGCGCGGTGATCACGGCCAAGCAGGCGCTGGAGCAGGGACGCGAGGTCTTCGCTGTGCCGGGCAGCATCCTCTCCGCCGCCAGCGAGGGGCCGAACCGGCTGATCCAGGAGGGAGCGACGCCGGTGATCAGCGCCAACGACGTGCTCGAAGCCCTCAACCTGACCAAAGTCGCCCAACAGAGCGCCGCCCGCCAGACCCTCCCCACCGACCCCACCGAAGCCCGGCTGTTTGCCCTCCTCAGCGCCGAACCCCGGCATGTGGACGAACTGCGCCGCGAGGCCAACCTGCCGATCAGCGAGATCACCAGCACCCTGGCCCTGATGGAACTAAAAGGCATGGTGCGGCAGACTGGCGGGATGCAATACGTCCTCGCCCGCGAGCCAGGGCCGGTGTATCACGTCGATTGA